One Gordonia sp. SID5947 genomic region harbors:
- a CDS encoding VWA domain-containing protein, with translation MSFLASPWWLLLLLVVAALGAAYVYVQRLRRKRALTFANLDLLNRVAPPQRNRWRHVPIALLLVALILLVVGVAAPQADRRVPRNKATVILVMDVSRSMNATDVSPSRIKAAQDAARKFADELTDGINLGLISYAGTASTLVSPTPDHNATKEAVDKLRLDDKTATGEGIFAAIQQIKTLNAVLGGDAAAPPARVVLLSDGKETMPDDPDDPRGAFTAARKAKEEKIPVSSISFGTMSGTVDLEGDQVPVPVDDESLRKIANLSGGQFFTASSLDELNKVYETLQQQIGYEKRRGDNSRPWLIAGTLLALLSAFAALAINRRLP, from the coding sequence GTGTCGTTCCTGGCGAGCCCATGGTGGCTCTTGCTGCTCCTGGTCGTGGCCGCACTCGGCGCCGCCTATGTCTACGTCCAGCGGCTGCGGCGCAAGCGCGCACTGACGTTCGCGAACCTCGACCTCCTCAATCGTGTCGCACCCCCGCAGCGCAACCGCTGGCGCCATGTCCCCATCGCACTGCTGCTGGTCGCACTCATCCTGCTCGTCGTCGGGGTCGCCGCACCCCAGGCGGACCGTCGTGTGCCACGCAACAAGGCCACGGTCATCCTCGTGATGGATGTGTCGCGGTCGATGAACGCCACGGACGTCTCGCCGTCGCGTATCAAGGCCGCCCAGGACGCGGCGCGGAAGTTCGCAGACGAGCTGACCGACGGCATCAACCTCGGCCTGATCTCGTACGCCGGCACCGCGTCGACCCTGGTGTCGCCGACGCCGGATCACAACGCGACCAAGGAAGCGGTCGACAAACTGCGGCTCGACGACAAGACCGCGACCGGGGAGGGGATCTTCGCGGCTATCCAGCAGATCAAGACCCTCAATGCGGTCCTCGGTGGAGATGCGGCGGCGCCGCCCGCACGGGTCGTCCTCTTGTCCGACGGCAAGGAGACGATGCCCGACGATCCCGACGATCCGCGCGGCGCGTTCACCGCGGCGCGCAAGGCCAAGGAGGAGAAGATCCCGGTGTCGAGCATCTCCTTCGGCACCATGAGCGGGACCGTCGATCTCGAGGGCGATCAGGTACCGGTCCCGGTCGACGACGAGTCGCTGCGCAAGATCGCCAATCTCAGTGGCGGACAGTTCTTCACGGCGTCGAGCCTGGACGAGCTCAACAAGGTCTACGAGACTCTCCAACAGCAGATCGGTTACGAGAAACGCCGCGGCGACAATTCCCGTCCGTGGCTGATCGCCGGTACCTTGTTAGCGCTTCTCTCGGCGTTCGCGGCCCTGGCCATCAATCGGCGCCTGCCCTGA